The nucleotide sequence ATCCTAGAGGCTCTTCTGCTGCAACTTCATTGAGCAAGCTAGAGTTTATGATAATTTCGCCAGTAGACTCAATTGGTTGTGGAGGCAAGTCAAGCCCGTAAGTTAGAGCGTCAATTGGCTGAAGGGGCATCATTTCGAGTTGATGGCTACTAGAGTAGGGCGTGACAGCCTCTGGACCAGGTATCGACGATATAGGCTCAGTCGCTACGGCCTCGATAGATTGAACCATAGATGACTCAGAGACCGGCCAATGGTTTACGACGAAATCACTGGACGGTACCCTAGAATTGTATTCAGGAACagtagaattcaataaatcgATGACGCTGGAGTCGTTGATTCTGGCGGGATGACTTGTAGGATTACTAGCCGGCGCTCCAGACATATGCTCACTGCCAGGAGGAGCCAGGAAGCTGGCGACATTGGCTTCATCTGTCCCGATGAAATCACTGGAAATCGCTCTAGACGTAAGTCCAGGGCGAGAAGGAGCTGAGGAATCGATGACAGCGTCTTCATTAATTCTGGTGGAATCACTAGTTTCAACTGAATTTCCTGGGGCCGTTCCTATGGCTTCACCGCGAGAAGAGTTCCAAAGATCGTGATCACGAGACATGTTGATTTCGAGCCGCGTTTGCCGTATGATCGAATTCGTTCTGGTCGCTGTCGAGATCGTGATTGTATTGATGATCAAGTCGAAAATTGATTGTGGTGAAATCATGAGAGTTGGAAATAAATAGTAACAACTTACCAATCAGAGCAGCTGTAGTCTGCTGCGTACCTTCCATCTTgactaataataaaaatatataagtaCGGTTTGCAATTATGCGACGCGATGCAATGTGggagtgaagtgaagtctACAAAGATAGATTGAatgtgaagtgaagaaaggaaagctCGAAGCTCTCTTATGCAAGGTGCCCCTCTTTTAGTGTGCCCCACTCAAGATTCACCGTTCGTTCTCAACTTCCCCTCGACTCCGACCCCCTTGCCAATCTATTTGATTCGCGCCCCGCAGTCATCATCGTTGTACTTGTTGTCGTGTCAAAAGTTCCGAGTTTTTGGATTGTTAAATACATTTAAGTTAATCGAATACAtacattcttctcttcaatcaaattttaCAGCGTTACAAACCAGTCCTTCAAAATGCAGTCTGGAATAACAGGTATATCAGCATCTCACTGTTGGGTTGAGTAGAGCTAACCACTTTTGTTCTCACAGCTTCCCAAGAGCTTCACACAGCGTTCAAAACATTCGTATCTACGGAATCGCAAAGAGGTCTTCTCTGTACTATCACTGGGGAAACTCTCACCCCTTCCGCTATCCTTGAACCCTCAACTTCATCCTTCGACAATGATCTTGACCTCCTCGCACCTCATCTCCAAGACAAAGCTGCTTTATACATAATACTTCGTCGCTATCCCTCTAATGATCCCGCTCCTTTCGTAGCCATAACCTATGTTCCCGACTCCGCGCCTGTGCGTCAAAAGATGCTATTCGCTTCCACACGTCTTACCTTGGTTcgagaattgggaattgaACGATTCAGAGAAACAATATTCGCGACTATGAAGGAAGAGTTGACAAAAGAGGGCTTCGCTAAGCATGATAAGCATGTCAAACTGGCTGCGCCGTTAACAGAAGAGGAACAAAGTCTGGGTGAGGTAAAAAGGAAAGAGGCAGAAGAAGGCAGAGGTATGAATGAGAGGAAGAGTCATGTAAGTAGCGGCATTAGCATGCCAGCTACGCCAGAGGCATTAGAGGCCTTAAAGGGGCTCAATCAGGACGGTGCACACAACCTGGTTCAGATTGTAAGTTTGTTGTTCTTTGAAATGATATCTAATGGCTAACAAGCCCTAGAAAATGAACATTGCCAAAGAAACCATGGAACTTgcttcaaaaacacaaacatCTATCTCAGAAATCAGCAGCACTATATCTGCCACCGAGCCTCGATTCTCTTTCTATCGCTACACTCACGACCATAACGGCTCAACTTCCTCTCCAATATTGTTCATTTACACATGCCCTTCAGGTTCCAAGATTAAAGAACGAATGATCTATGCATCATCGTCTCGATCCGCTCAACAATTGGCTGAGTCGGAGGCAGGACTCACCATTGAGAAAAGACTCGAAGCTGGATCTCCCGAGGATATTTCTCAAGAAAGTATCGATTCCGATTTACATCCTAAGACAGAGGTGAAGAAAACATTTGCCAGACCTAAGAGACCTGGAAGAGCATAGATATTTAGGATAAAATTTCGACTCCTGACACATCATCAAGCGGGAGAAAAAGATAGCTTTGGTTAAAGAGTTTATTGGTGCTCTCTCTCATATGGGACAATATTTATGCGAAGTAATCATTCCTAAAATACCATATTATACAACGGCATTATATCTTCCCACATTCTATCCACACGTCTCGTGAATTCTTTAAACATACTCAAAAATTCTCGTTATCCCCTTGATGTACGCATATATACATTTACTCTTCATACTTCCCTCCAAACAATGGCACATCGCTATGCTCcaacttttctttcaaaaattcataaACCGTAAACGTGACGGCCTGACCCGGTGCGACTCGCATTATCCGCGGTGTAATCCCCTTATAAAACGCATGAAATCCTTCCTGTCTAAACATGTCTCCTGCGATAGTTTTTATCCTACTGAGTGCAGTTTCTCCAGGTACACCTGGGGTTTTTTGTAAACGTGTTTTGATGGTATCGATAGGTGCGTTCGACAAAGGACCCATGGCTCCGGATACCAGACCAATTAGTGTAGTTTGGTAGGAAGGAATGGGGGAGTCAGAGTATTGGGGTTGCCATTTTTGGAGCAGTTCTTTGAACTCGGTATAGGCGGTGAAGTTTACAGCTTGGTTTGAGCCTGGGGGGAGGGTTGTTAGTATGGAAATTGGATTGTAGACCACTAAAATTGTGCATGGTCTGGGGGCTCGCGGTGGGGAAATGCGAGGATGGTGAAATAGGAAATAATTGATGACAAGAGAGAAATCATACCTTGCCGTAAAGCAGTTAAAGATATTCCACGATATAAAGCCCCGaacccttcttcttttaccACGGTATATAATGCATGCGCGGCATTACGGTATTTTGGTATGTCGAGAGGATCGGCCATGCTGTGGTGTTGGGCTTG is from Botrytis cinerea B05.10 chromosome 16, complete sequence and encodes:
- the Bctwf1 gene encoding Bctwf1, translated to MQSGITASQELHTAFKTFVSTESQRGLLCTITGETLTPSAILEPSTSSFDNDLDLLAPHLQDKAALYIILRRYPSNDPAPFVAITYVPDSAPVRQKMLFASTRLTLVRELGIERFRETIFATMKEELTKEGFAKHDKHVKLAAPLTEEEQSLGEVKRKEAEEGRGMNERKSHVSSGISMPATPEALEALKGLNQDGAHNLVQIKMNIAKETMELASKTQTSISEISSTISATEPRFSFYRYTHDHNGSTSSPILFIYTCPSGSKIKERMIYASSSRSAQQLAESEAGLTIEKRLEAGSPEDISQESIDSDLHPKTEVKKTFARPKRPGRA